A window of Populus trichocarpa isolate Nisqually-1 chromosome 17, P.trichocarpa_v4.1, whole genome shotgun sequence genomic DNA:
TTTTGGTTTCCTTCGCCTGCTGGTTGCTCTGTGGTTTCCTATTGGATGAGCTCAAATCTAGTATGAATTTGAACCTGATGACTCACTACAGATTCAATCGAAGCTCAAAGCAGGTACAAAGGTGTCAATGACTGAAACTGTACAAGGGTCTGCTTGAATTATATGCATACTATGTATAAAATGTAGTAATAACAGGATCCCTCTAATTAATGGAGAAAAGCTTACCACATGGAAGTAATTTTCCATCCCTGTTTTGCTTGAATCTAATgttagctggaaaaaaaaatttgtgctTAGGTTTTTAGGGTTCATTTGGCTGTGGCATAGTAtggttgaaattgtgttttgcTCCCActattgttttgaaaatgttAGGTTGATTAACATATACcacaatttttataatttcacataaaactcttttaaaacTTTGGTTACAAAAATGTTATAATTTGTAGCTTTttgtaaacatatttttttcaactataaCCACAAAAACTATCACAATGTCAAACTAGTGCTTAGTCTGTCAAGTAAATTCAGAAATTAGAAGGATTCAACAATGGCATGGCCGGATTTACAAACCAACTATTAACGCAAGAGAGGGAAATGATTCTAATTCAGCTACCTGTTAATGCTACAACAGgtgaaaacaaaatgcaaaatagTTCCAATCTTACACGAAGAAAACTGGCATTTGAATATCAACATTTTTACTGCAATCGTAGAAAAGACCATTTAGTGCAATTTGCTTCGATTACAGTGCTTGTGTTTTTCTGTTCTTTGAAAATGAATGAGGTAAAGAATTTCCACCTGACATCAGCATATGCAAATCACCATAAACAAACGGAACCTGTTCTCAACATGATGAAATGGAGACCACTCTCCATGTATTTACATAAAAAGATATCGGATTAAGCTCTCTGGGTGCTGCTTCCAGGTGATGTATCTATTCCTGTCCAATTCTACGAGGCCTCACTAAAGCTTCAAAAATCTCGGAAATCATCAACAGCATCAGAGGAACCACTTTGTTGCCTAAGGTCAGACCGGTGAACAGAGCCTCCTTGGCCTTTCCGAGAATTGTTCGATATAGAGTCGATACGCACTGTCTTGGCAGAGTAGCAGTGTCTAACGATGATTTGGTGACTTTGTATTCCTGTTGCGTTACTGCCCTGGATATTCACAGACAACATAGCTTCCTTGTCTCGTGTATCTTCGCACCACCAGTTTTGTGGGATTCCATCAAAATGCTCTTCTAAGGAATGGAACTCTTCATGATGTACTGAGATATCCACAAAGTGATCTTGTTTAATTATGCCTGCTGCTGGTGTGACCTATATCCAGACACAAGAAAGAAGCTACTTCAGAATGAAAGGAAAAGATTCATTTGAAATCAGATATGGAGAGAATTGTTGAAAACAACAGTATAAAAGCTGAAGAGGGAGataaaacctaaaacaaattgTATATTATGAACACAAACTCTTCAAGATTTATAGTGAAGCAGGTGGAAATGAAGTTCCAAAAAACTAAACTGATCATGAACAagttaaagaatatttttccaGACGAAATGTCCTTGCTACTTTGCCAGCAAACTTGCTGGTCGTGCATGATCTGATACTGCTGTGTGGCTTGGGTTTAGGGCAGTTAATTTTACAATCTTCcagtttaaaaataagaaaagtacCTCGAGCCATCTTGGAAAGCCATAAGAACCCCGTGAATGATAAGTACTCTCGTCTTCATCCTCGTTGACAGTGCAAACACCTGCACAAACAATTCTGAATATAGCCTTTTCTTTCACGTCTTTGTTGGTGATTCGCAAGATGACTGTGTCCTGGCTTTGAAGGCGGATGATGTTGGTGCTGACAGTGGTTTCTGGTACATAACGCAATTGCTCAAGAATAGACCTGACTTTCTCATTGGACCTGACAACTAATCCAAATTCTTGTCTCCTAACTGATCTATCAACATGGGCAACTTGAACATGAAACTTGCAGCGGACAGGTTTGTGATCACTCTCTATGACATCCATGCAAGCTCCATACCTTTTGGCcatgaaaatcaaatatcagAAACAATTGACGATTGCTTGTAAGGGGAAAAGGAAGAATCAAAATCACCCTATTGTGAAACCTACTGTATAACTGATGAGACCACAGGGCAGTCTAAACTGCATTCGGACACTGGAGCTGATCGATTGTCACGGTATATTATTCTGTCACACCATGCTGGAATTCGCTTTTTCTCCCCAGAATCATATCCTGTGGATAATGCACATAGTAAAAAGTCGAGGTTGAATGATACTAACAGAAAATTTTGCTTAACAAAAAGGAATAACAATTCATAGGCAAACTCGATCAAGGAAATCTTTTAAGATTTTCTGAACAAGCCTAAGATCATTTCCAGTAATGTGAAGCATCTGAACTAAAGGGATGTGAAAACTTCTACCATTTCTGCAGAATCTTTACCTCCTAAACCTGGTTGGTTTCTTGCAAACTTGTAAGTAGGAGGGAACACAATGAGTGCCTCACGCATTCCTTGAAAAACTTTCCCTGCCTGCATCTCTGCTCTGAGCTGATCCTTTTCTCGAAGCCAGTCAAAGCTTCTTTGTGAAACAAGGTCCCTTGCTTCATCGTATGATATACCAAAAAGCCTGTAATTAAAATCACCAAGAAATACCACCATATCTGCTTCAGCTAAATCAAGCTTTGGCTCTTCATTGTTGGCACTAGCAGCCTGTGAAAGCACCACTACCTTGTAACTCATAGGTCATACCCAATAAAGATTCTGCTAGCAACTATAAAAAGGTCATAAGAACGTACATTTGTTCCCTTAATTGTGTGACTGGCAGTTGAGACACCAGCTGCAATAGATAGGACCAGGGGGAAGCCAGAAACATAAAGCagccaaaataaaaatgtggAGAAGGCAAGAACGCAACACAAAAACAGGAATCGCACCATACCAGCTGCCGCAGGGTTTGATGACCGACCAAAGGACATATTTCGAAAAATATGATCAAAATCAGCATTGCGCCGATTGACTGCTTCCAAATGTGCAGCCAAGTGACAGTTAACAAAGCACATGATCCTGTCGAGAACTCTAATTCTCAAACCTACACCTCCCTGCAAGGACATATTAGAACATTATGAAAAAAGACAGATTAgtcaacaattttaaaatgtgcACACTGCAATTAAGATGGTTTTAAATGTTGAATAGAGCAAAGACTGTTAGTGACAGGTGATAGCCAGTAATGTGCAAATAAGCATCATGAAGGTAGACATTCGTACCTTATTGCCAATTGCTCGTCCAAAGCCGCATGGAACTGCCCCAGCATCAACATCACCAACATGTTTTCTGAGATTCTTTCTTACCCTAATTGAGAACTCACAATATAAGATGCGACAAACTATAAAATTTATGAACCCTTGGGACACGAAGACAGGATTAAGATGCTTCTTCAAAGGAGAAAAGACTGACTGGAGGTTTCGTGTGAAAATAACACGTTAAATCGGCAACACAAACTATAGTCACAGTTACTTACCAAAGAGATATGAGCAAGCCTGCAAGCTGCCTGGAACCCATACGTTCAAAAGCCATTCCTTCATCTAAGGCTTTTCCTATATTGTCCAGCCACCACTGACCAATGGCACTCCCTTCAAGTCCTACCTACAAAACAAGCAGCAAACAAGATAATGTGCAGAACAATATAGAACAAATCTCTTCAACTAATTATCAGGCtacattaaaaggaaaaaaactccCCCCCCCCCTGCATTCAACGTAGTTGAAATTCTTGATATTCAAATCCACAGTGTCGATTTTTCTAAGCTCTAGAGATGTTTATCTAGCATCAATATTTGTGTTTATACAGCTAAACATTCACTCAAGCACTTATATGTATTATTTGTGCGTCAACTTGTCATGAAACtacattaattattaaaaaagatagagaatGAGAACAGAAACCAAATGACCATCCATTGCAATGAAAGCAGATCAACTAGATCTTACTGTTTCTTTTGCAGCAGACATTGCAAGAAAACCTGCACCCATCTCTACTTCTTGTAACCCAATAACAATAATGCCAACGTCTGATGCAGTAGAACCTAACCATGCTTTAAGTGCATCCTGGGATGCTCTTCCTTGACCGACATTCCATGTACCAACTAAAATTCTGAAACTATTTCTTCTTGTATACTCTAGTTCTTTCGATGCTACTTCTGATCGTATTATTCTGTCAATAGGTCCTGGAGATGCAATGCTCCATCCACGTATGCCACCATGATTTGCCAAGCTAAAAACATATCCATTTCCAACTGCCAGTTTTAGCACAGGATTACTGTAAGCAACCCATGCACAAATCAATTTTCCCTCCAGGTCCAATACTTGGATAACACCGCTTGCGTAGCCAACATATATCTGTGTTCCAAAAGTGCAAAAACATTGGACAGCAGAAGAATGATGATTAAATTCTAGTAAACGATTTCCACTCCCATCCCACTGCACAAGAAGGCCATTAGGACATCCACTCCAGATCATTCCATCTATAGTCAGCACTAGTGCTTCTGTTCTCTTGGCATCATCTGCGAATGCTCCTGCTCCCCTGGTTGCAACTCGGCGAACAGCATCTGCTGCTCCCATTATAGCATTACGTGAACGTTGCAGAAATCCCCCAGATTTCTCCTTTTTCGATGGGACTACAAATTTTACCTTCATCTCATCTTCTACTGGCTGGTCTTGCTGTTGCACTGATGGCAGGTCAGCTCGATTCTCAATTTGACCCTCAGTATTGAATACCTTCAGAAGCTCCTTTGTACGAGCATCCCTGCAGAATTATAAATCTTATAAAGCTTCACATGTAACTTGAAGCAACTTATGGCCAATTCATAGCCTAGTGGTACCAACAATGCCCAAAAACTAAACATTTATCGAAAGATTTTTAAAGAACTAGTGACATTCTAGGAGCTTCagggaggaaaagaaaataccaaagagagaaggaaagaggcTGAGCACACCAAATTTTAGCTCTAACATTGTCAGCTAACAAGCACTTTATATCTGAAGAAGATATGCTACAGGCACCATTTACAGTGACTTGGCTCCTGAGGTCAATGAAAGACCTCTCCACCAATAAAGCAGCCATATGTTTTTCCTCTGgtgaaagagaaagagatttCTCAATGGCATCCCATGGCCAAATCCTAACAACACCATTCTCACCACCCGACCACAGATCACCTACATGTATCAAAGCACAAAGTTTAAAATTAGAGCCTTGAAAAGCAAGATCATGTCAAATTTATCGAAGGTTTTGGGCAAGTATAACAGATAAGATGGTAA
This region includes:
- the LOC7472520 gene encoding type I inositol polyphosphate 5-phosphatase 13 isoform X1, whose protein sequence is MGQDRNVDIFEDEDKEALKGLSPVPLPPRNIHSHSQQLRATSSGPTTKKHHPGTRKHSLDDIPKPVLSDPFYYESSSEDDEFCPRSSSPSNTTRSRGGSGEDFFVGTAEDDQLMQFQPLPEFIANGGGTGIFKFPTRSAVHAGRPPCLELRPHPLRETQVGKFLRNIACTDKQLWAGQECGVRFWSFEDVYEAGSGLGGRARRGDEDAAPFFESGNTSPTMCLIIDSANRLVWSGHKDGKIRSWKMDQHLDDANSHFKEGLSWQAHKGPVLSIVMSSFGDLWSGGENGVVRIWPWDAIEKSLSLSPEEKHMAALLVERSFIDLRSQVTVNGACSISSSDIKCLLADNVRAKIWCAQPLSFSLWDARTKELLKVFNTEGQIENRADLPSVQQQDQPVEDEMKVKFVVPSKKEKSGGFLQRSRNAIMGAADAVRRVATRGAGAFADDAKRTEALVLTIDGMIWSGCPNGLLVQWDGSGNRLLEFNHHSSAVQCFCTFGTQIYVGYASGVIQVLDLEGKLICAWVAYSNPVLKLAVGNGYVFSLANHGGIRGWSIASPGPIDRIIRSEVASKELEYTRRNSFRILVGTWNVGQGRASQDALKAWLGSTASDVGIIVIGLQEVEMGAGFLAMSAAKETVGLEGSAIGQWWLDNIGKALDEGMAFERMGSRQLAGLLISLWVRKNLRKHVGDVDAGAVPCGFGRAIGNKGGVGLRIRVLDRIMCFVNCHLAAHLEAVNRRNADFDHIFRNMSFGRSSNPAAAGMVRFLFLCCVLAFSTFLFWLLYVSGFPLVLSIAAGVSTASHTIKGTNAASANNEEPKLDLAEADMVVFLGDFNYRLFGISYDEARDLVSQRSFDWLREKDQLRAEMQAGKVFQGMREALIVFPPTYKFARNQPGLGGYDSGEKKRIPAWCDRIIYRDNRSAPVSECSLDCPVVSSVIQYGACMDVIESDHKPVRCKFHVQVAHVDRSVRRQEFGLVVRSNEKVRSILEQLRYVPETTVSTNIIRLQSQDTVILRITNKDVKEKAIFRIVCAGVCTVNEDEDESTYHSRGSYGFPRWLEVTPAAGIIKQDHFVDISVHHEEFHSLEEHFDGIPQNWWCEDTRDKEAMLSVNIQGSNATGIQSHQIIVRHCYSAKTVRIDSISNNSRKGQGGSVHRSDLRQQSGSSDAVDDFRDF
- the LOC7472520 gene encoding type I inositol polyphosphate 5-phosphatase 12 isoform X2, with the protein product MGQDRNVDIFEDEDKEALKGLSPVPLPPRNIHSHSQQLRATSSGPTTKKHHPGTRKHSLDDIPKPVLSDPFYYESSSEDDEFCPRSSSPSNTTRSRGGSGEDFFVGTAEDDQLMQFQPLPEFIANGGGTGIFKFPTRSAVHAGRPPCLELRPHPLRETQVGKFLRNIACTDKQLWAGQECGVRFWSFEDVYEAGSGLGGRARRGDEDAAPFFESGNTSPTMCLIIDSANRLVWSGHKDGKIRSWKMDQHLDDANSHFKEGLSWQAHKGPVLSIVMSSFGDLWSGGENGVVRIWPWDAIEKSLSLSPEEKHMAALLVERSFIDLRSQVTVNGACSISSSDIKCLLADNVRAKIWCAQPLSFSLWDARTKELLKVFNTEGQIENRADLPSVQQQDQPVEDEMKVKFVVPSKKEKSGGFLQRSRNAIMGAADAVRRVATRGAGAFADDAKRTEALVLTIDGMIWSGCPNGLLVQWDGSGNRLLEFNHHSSAVQCFCTFGTQIYVGYASGVIQVLDLEGKLICAWVAYSNPVLKLAVGNGYVFSLANHGGIRGWSIASPGPIDRIIRSEVASKELEYTRRNSFRILVGTWNVGQGRASQDALKAWLGSTASDVGIIVIGLQEVEMGAGFLAMSAAKETVGLEGSAIGQWWLDNIGKALDEGMAFERMGSRQLAGLLISLWVRKNLRKHVGDVDAGAVPCGFGRAIGNKGGVGLRIRVLDRIMCFVNCHLAAHLEAVNRRNADFDHIFRNMSFGRSSNPAAAAGVSTASHTIKGTNAASANNEEPKLDLAEADMVVFLGDFNYRLFGISYDEARDLVSQRSFDWLREKDQLRAEMQAGKVFQGMREALIVFPPTYKFARNQPGLGGYDSGEKKRIPAWCDRIIYRDNRSAPVSECSLDCPVVSSVIQYGACMDVIESDHKPVRCKFHVQVAHVDRSVRRQEFGLVVRSNEKVRSILEQLRYVPETTVSTNIIRLQSQDTVILRITNKDVKEKAIFRIVCAGVCTVNEDEDESTYHSRGSYGFPRWLEVTPAAGIIKQDHFVDISVHHEEFHSLEEHFDGIPQNWWCEDTRDKEAMLSVNIQGSNATGIQSHQIIVRHCYSAKTVRIDSISNNSRKGQGGSVHRSDLRQQSGSSDAVDDFRDF